A region from the Rubrivirga sp. SAORIC476 genome encodes:
- the egtB gene encoding ergothioneine biosynthesis protein EgtB, with product MLAADPPSPPAVRADLAARFAEVRAFTESLCDGLATEDFVVQSMEDVSPTKWHLAHTTWFWETFVLTPYAEGYALYDERYPFLFNSYYVQAGERHCRAQRGYLSRPTVADVFAYRRHVTEAMDRFLDGFDEASHPEIADVVEVGLHHEQQHQELMVTDLKHVFAVNPLRPAVRERPEAATVDPGPLRWRSFEAGLHEIGFESTDADTSRGRFHFDNEGPRHRAFVEGFEVADRLVTCGEYLAFMADGGYEQAPLWLSLGWATRVEKGWTEPFYWEQRDGAWWHYTLAGMRRVDPNEPVTHLSYFEADAYARWAGARLPSEAEWEVASRTVWDGTGDAPGAFVDAGRLHPAPAEPVGGDGAPATQPALRQMFGEVWQWTHSQYSPYPGYRPVEGALGEYNGKFMANQFVLRGGSVATSQSHIRPTYRNFFPPDATWQFTGLRLARS from the coding sequence ATGCTGGCTGCAGATCCCCCCTCCCCGCCCGCCGTCCGCGCCGACCTCGCGGCCCGGTTCGCCGAGGTCCGCGCGTTCACCGAGTCGCTCTGCGACGGCCTCGCCACCGAGGACTTCGTCGTCCAGTCGATGGAAGACGTGTCGCCGACCAAGTGGCACCTGGCCCACACGACGTGGTTCTGGGAGACCTTCGTGCTGACGCCCTACGCGGAGGGATACGCGCTCTACGACGAGCGCTATCCGTTCCTCTTCAACAGCTACTACGTCCAGGCGGGAGAGCGCCACTGCCGCGCCCAGCGGGGCTACCTCTCGCGTCCCACCGTGGCCGACGTGTTCGCGTACCGCCGGCACGTCACCGAGGCGATGGACCGCTTCCTCGACGGGTTCGACGAGGCCTCGCACCCTGAGATCGCCGACGTGGTCGAGGTCGGGCTCCACCACGAACAGCAGCACCAGGAGCTGATGGTGACGGACCTGAAGCACGTCTTCGCCGTCAACCCGCTGCGCCCGGCTGTTCGCGAGCGCCCCGAGGCGGCCACGGTGGACCCCGGCCCGCTGCGCTGGCGGTCGTTCGAGGCTGGGCTCCACGAGATCGGCTTCGAGTCCACCGACGCCGACACGAGCCGGGGGCGGTTCCACTTCGACAACGAGGGGCCGCGGCACCGCGCCTTCGTGGAGGGCTTCGAGGTGGCCGACCGCCTCGTGACCTGCGGCGAGTACCTCGCCTTCATGGCCGATGGCGGCTACGAGCAGGCGCCCCTCTGGCTGTCGCTCGGTTGGGCCACGCGCGTCGAGAAGGGCTGGACAGAGCCGTTCTACTGGGAGCAGCGCGACGGCGCGTGGTGGCACTACACACTCGCCGGGATGCGCCGCGTCGACCCGAACGAGCCGGTCACGCACCTCAGCTACTTCGAGGCCGACGCCTACGCGCGCTGGGCGGGCGCCCGCCTCCCCAGCGAGGCCGAGTGGGAGGTCGCCAGCCGGACCGTCTGGGATGGCACCGGCGACGCGCCCGGCGCCTTCGTCGACGCGGGGCGCCTCCACCCTGCCCCTGCCGAGCCGGTCGGCGGCGACGGCGCTCCAGCCACCCAGCCCGCTCTCCGACAGATGTTCGGGGAGGTGTGGCAGTGGACGCACAGCCAGTACTCCCCGTACCCCGGCTATCGGCCCGTCGAGGGCGCCCTGGGGGAGTACAACGGCAAGTTCATGGCCAACCAGTTCGTGCTCCGCGGCGGCAGCGTCGCCACCTCGCAGAGCCACATCCGGCCGACGTACCGCAACTTCTTCCCGCCCGACGCCACGTGGCAGTTCACGGGCCTCCGCCTCGCGCGCTCGTGA
- the egtD gene encoding L-histidine N(alpha)-methyltransferase, translating into MISDLPATDSPTSAFARDVLAGLSATPRTLPAKYFYDERGSRLFDAITRLDAYYPTRTERQILLDDGDAMVDAIGKNAALVEYGSGSSDKTRILLDALHARRTLAAYVPIDISETFLLETAAGLREAYPGLPVLPVAADYTKPFDLPDLPEETSRIVVFFPGSTIGNFSLDETATFLAHVAEQIGDDGALLVGMDQWKDADVLRLAYDDPEGVTADFNLNLLRRINAELDGDADLDAWAHAVRLDPDARRVEMHLRSLRDQTLTVLGHPFAFAAGETIHTENSHKYGPDGLGALAEAAGLVRQQRWTDARGWFAVELYAADGAGSR; encoded by the coding sequence GTGATCTCTGACCTCCCCGCCACCGACTCGCCGACCTCCGCCTTCGCGCGCGACGTTCTCGCCGGCCTGTCCGCCACCCCGCGGACGCTGCCCGCCAAGTACTTCTACGACGAGCGCGGGTCGCGGCTGTTCGACGCCATCACCCGCCTCGACGCCTACTACCCGACGCGCACCGAGCGCCAGATCCTCCTGGACGACGGCGACGCGATGGTCGACGCCATCGGCAAGAACGCGGCCCTGGTCGAGTATGGCAGCGGCTCCAGCGACAAGACGCGCATCCTGCTCGACGCGCTCCACGCGCGACGGACGCTGGCGGCTTATGTGCCCATCGACATCTCGGAGACGTTCCTGCTGGAGACGGCCGCGGGACTCCGGGAGGCGTACCCCGGCCTGCCCGTGCTGCCCGTCGCGGCCGACTACACGAAGCCGTTCGACCTGCCCGATCTCCCGGAGGAGACGTCGCGGATCGTGGTGTTCTTCCCGGGCTCCACCATTGGCAACTTCTCCCTGGACGAGACAGCGACGTTCCTGGCGCACGTGGCGGAGCAGATCGGCGACGACGGCGCGCTGCTCGTCGGCATGGACCAGTGGAAGGACGCCGACGTGCTGCGCCTCGCCTACGACGACCCCGAGGGCGTCACGGCGGACTTCAACCTGAACCTCCTCCGCCGGATCAACGCCGAGCTGGACGGCGACGCAGACCTGGATGCGTGGGCGCACGCGGTCCGCCTCGACCCAGACGCCCGACGCGTCGAGATGCATCTCCGCAGCCTCCGCGACCAGACGCTGACCGTCCTCGGCCACCCGTTCGCCTTCGCCGCAGGCGAGACCATCCACACCGAAAACTCCCACAAGTACGGCCCCGACGGCCTCGGCGCCCTCGCCGAGGCGGCCGGGCTCGTGCGTCAGCAACGGTGGACCGACGCGCGCGGCTGGTTCGCCGTGGAGCTCTATGCGGCAGACGGTGCGGGCTCGCGGTAG
- the ppgK gene encoding polyphosphate--glucose phosphotransferase, with the protein MAKSSKSKRAPRKILGVDIGGSGIKGAPVDTKKGVLVADRVRIPTPQPATPQACAETVCQIMEQVGWKKPIGCTIPGRVVRGVVQTAANIDDAWIGTNAEKLFSKTCGVPVAVLNDADAAGLAEVAFGAGRGKKGTVLMLTLGTGIGSALFTDGHLVRNTEFGHIKFDKRIAEHVAADSIRTKEHLTWERWAKRRVQPVLEMYEFLLSPDLIIIGGGVSKPERWGAFSPFLKTKATLVPAKLGNEAGIVGAAVAARQMLKGE; encoded by the coding sequence ATGGCCAAATCATCCAAGTCGAAACGCGCGCCCCGGAAGATCCTCGGGGTGGACATCGGCGGCTCGGGCATCAAGGGCGCACCGGTGGACACCAAGAAGGGCGTCCTGGTCGCCGACCGGGTCCGCATCCCGACGCCTCAGCCCGCGACGCCTCAGGCGTGTGCCGAGACCGTCTGCCAGATCATGGAGCAGGTCGGGTGGAAGAAGCCCATCGGGTGCACGATCCCAGGGCGCGTGGTGCGGGGCGTCGTCCAGACGGCTGCCAACATCGACGACGCCTGGATCGGGACGAACGCGGAGAAGCTGTTCAGCAAGACCTGTGGCGTCCCCGTGGCGGTCCTCAACGACGCCGACGCGGCAGGGCTCGCCGAGGTTGCCTTCGGCGCCGGGCGGGGCAAGAAGGGCACCGTGCTCATGCTGACGCTCGGTACGGGCATCGGCAGCGCGCTCTTCACCGATGGGCACCTCGTCCGCAACACCGAGTTCGGGCACATCAAGTTCGACAAGCGCATCGCTGAGCACGTCGCGGCCGACTCGATCCGTACGAAGGAGCACCTGACCTGGGAGCGCTGGGCGAAGCGCCGCGTGCAACCAGTGCTGGAGATGTATGAGTTCCTGCTCTCGCCGGACCTGATCATCATCGGCGGCGGCGTCAGCAAGCCTGAGCGGTGGGGGGCGTTCTCGCCGTTCCTGAAGACGAAGGCGACGCTGGTCCCGGCGAAGCTGGGCAACGAGGCGGGCATCGTCGGCGCGGCCGTGGCGGCTCGCCAGATGCTCAAGGGGGAATGA
- a CDS encoding GntR family transcriptional regulator: MIELDRDAPLPLAEQLVEAMRYEIASGRYRPGSGLPSTRVMGDQLGISFHTVRKAYQRLAEEGIVDVRRGGGYVVLERQTLSRAERLERGAGVVEEALHKLVGLGLNDEEVEYVVQEGLQFFERPGVRRTLVFAAGYRELAESGAEQAGAALQERVIPSLLTDLADLDTLDGLVVALPDLRTARRARPTAEIVGAAVEYPLDVLERIARLGPGESLGLVSRHADAVAPLSDEIRSRTGFAGTLLGLPVDADRRQVETVVRQSAFVAYTPQARRRVRPLLQRMETPNAEMVPTLAPASLARIRDALAG, translated from the coding sequence GTGATCGAGCTCGACCGCGACGCACCGCTCCCTCTCGCCGAACAGCTCGTCGAGGCGATGCGCTACGAGATCGCGTCAGGCCGTTACCGGCCCGGCTCGGGCCTGCCGTCTACGCGGGTGATGGGCGACCAGCTGGGCATCTCGTTCCACACGGTCCGCAAGGCGTACCAGCGGCTCGCCGAGGAGGGCATCGTGGACGTGCGCCGGGGCGGCGGCTACGTCGTCCTGGAGCGCCAGACGCTGTCGCGGGCCGAGCGGCTGGAGCGTGGCGCGGGCGTGGTCGAGGAAGCGCTCCACAAGCTCGTCGGCCTCGGGCTCAACGACGAGGAGGTCGAGTACGTCGTGCAGGAGGGGTTGCAGTTCTTCGAGCGGCCGGGGGTGCGTCGGACGCTCGTGTTCGCGGCGGGCTACCGCGAGCTGGCCGAGAGTGGCGCCGAGCAGGCCGGGGCGGCCCTGCAAGAGCGCGTCATCCCCTCCCTGCTGACCGACCTGGCCGACCTCGACACCCTCGACGGCCTCGTGGTGGCCCTTCCCGATCTGCGGACCGCGCGCCGCGCCCGTCCGACCGCCGAGATCGTCGGCGCCGCGGTCGAGTACCCGCTCGACGTGCTCGAACGCATCGCCCGTCTGGGTCCCGGCGAGTCCCTCGGTCTGGTCAGCCGCCACGCCGACGCCGTCGCGCCGCTGTCCGACGAGATCCGGTCGCGGACCGGCTTCGCGGGCACCCTGCTCGGCCTGCCCGTGGACGCCGATCGACGGCAGGTGGAAACGGTCGTCCGCCAGTCGGCCTTCGTGGCCTACACGCCCCAGGCCCGGCGGCGCGTGCGCCCGTTGCTGCAGCGCATGGAGACGCCCAACGCAGAGATGGTGCCGACGCTCGCGCCCGCCTCGCTGGCCCGCATCCGCGACGCGCTGGCTGGATAG